The nucleotide sequence AACTTCATCATTCGCTCTGTGTCGAGCACCTTGGCGACCGCGACGTATTCCTCGTGATGCAGGTCGATGATCTTGTGATCGATCTGGGACGAGCGATCGATCAGCTTGTTCAGCTCCTCGGCGGTCAGCGGCTTGTCCTGGCTGATCGCGGTCGCCAGCCCGTGTCGAATCTGGCGCTGCTCGCGCAGCAGCTCGTTGATCTGGTCCTCGTATTGCTGCATCACCGGGAACAGTTTGGCCGAGAGCTCGGTATCGAGCTCGAGGAACTCGGTTATCTTCCAGATGCGGATCGACTGGATCCGCTCTTCAAGCTGCTTTTCCTGTCCGCCCCCGCGCCGTTGTCCGGGCGCGGCCATGCACGGCGCGGCCAGGATCAGCATTAACGCGATCGCCGTTAATCCATGCAGCCATTTCATAGGTCTATCCCCCCAGGGTGCTGTCGATTGTATACGAGTTGAGTCGCTCGATGAGCATCTCGATTTGTTCGTCGTCCAGGTCGTAGAGCAACTGTATATCCCCTGCCTCGGCGATGCTCAGCTGATCGATCTGCGTCGAATCGAGGTCCTCGCTGATCTGCTGGGCCAGCAGGTCGTCCAGCTGTGCCACCTGCGTATCGTCCAGCTCGTCGATCGTCACCAGCTGCAACTGCTCGACGTCCAGGGCGTTGAGTGCGTCGAGCTCGTCTGACTGTGCAGCCTGCTGCGGCTGGTCGGACTGCGCTGTTTGCTGCAACGCGGGCTGGGTCGGTTCGAAGCTGATCAGTCCGATGATCAGCGCGGCCACGATCAGCGCGGCCGCCGGAACCAGGGTGCGCGTCCCGAAACGCTCCCAGGCTAATTGCCACCACGGCGCGGACTGCGCCTGCTCGATTACCCTGGTCGTTAGCTCCACGCGATGGTTGGGGCTCGGATCGTTGCGCAGTATTTTGCCCCAGTCGCCAAGCAGCGCGCGCTGGGCTTCGAGTTGTTCGCGGCACACGGCGCACTGCTCCAGGTGCTGATGCACGGCCCGGCTCTCAGCCTCGGTCAGCTCCTGCTCGGCGCCGGCGGCCAGCAGGTCGAGCAGCGGCTCGATCCACTCGCATTGGGGTTTCATTGCGCCAACCTCTCTTTCAACTTACGCACGGCGTGATGAAAATTCACCTTGGCCGCGTTCTGCGTTATGCCCAGGGCCTCGCCGATCTGCGCGAAGGGCAGCTCCTCGGCCAGCCGCAGCCGCGCGACTTGGCCCTGAATCTCGGGAAGCTCGTCCAGCGCCTGATAGAGCATCCGGCGTCGGCGGTCGTGGTCGAGCTGTTCGGCCGTGTGGTCCTCCACGCTTAACCGTGCTTTGTCCAGCTCCATTCCCTGGTGCCGCGCGCGGTCGCGCAGCCGGTTGCGCGCCTGGTTGACCGTGATGCGATAGAGCCAGGTGCTAAACGCCGAGCGGCCCGAGAACGTGTGCAGCTTGCGATAGACCCGCACGAAGGTGCTCTGTACTACCTCGTCGGCCTCAGCCGGATCCTTGGTGACCGAAAGGGCGGTGCGATAAACAAACGCGGTGTAATCCCTGACGATTTGCTCGAACGCCTCGTGTTCGCCCGCCTGAGCGCGCGCCACAGCATCGGTTAGGTCGGGCAGCTTGGTCATCGTGATCACTGACACATGGTTTAGACAAGCTTACACGGCGGAAAGTTAAACACAAAGTGCGCGCGCGTTGACGCCGCACTCGCGACGATGCTAAAAGTGCGGCTGTTCAACCGGAGAGAAGAGATGCTGGACATCCGTTTTGTGCGCGACAACATCGAGACCGTACGCAACGCCTGCCAAGGCCGCAACGCGACCGACGCATTGCAGGACCTGGAACGCTTCGAGCAGATCGACTCGCAGCGGCGGGAGCGGATCGTCGAGCTCGAGCAGCTTCAGCACCAGCGCAATCAGGCCAGCAAGCAGATCGGCAAGGCGCGACAAGCGGGCGAGGACGCCTCGGAGATCATGGGCCGCATGAAGGAAATAGCGACCAAGATCAAAGAGTTGGAGCCAGGCGTGGCTGAGCTGGACGGCGAGCTGCGCCAGATCATGCTCTCGATCCCCAACCTGCCCGACCAGTCGGTACCCATCGGTCGCGACGAGAGTCAGAACGAGCTGATCCGCACCTGGGGCGAGCCGCAAGCGTTTGATTTCG is from Candidatus Alcyoniella australis and encodes:
- a CDS encoding zf-HC2 domain-containing protein, which gives rise to MKPQCEWIEPLLDLLAAGAEQELTEAESRAVHQHLEQCAVCREQLEAQRALLGDWGKILRNDPSPNHRVELTTRVIEQAQSAPWWQLAWERFGTRTLVPAAALIVAALIIGLISFEPTQPALQQTAQSDQPQQAAQSDELDALNALDVEQLQLVTIDELDDTQVAQLDDLLAQQISEDLDSTQIDQLSIAEAGDIQLLYDLDDEQIEMLIERLNSYTIDSTLGG
- a CDS encoding sigma-70 family RNA polymerase sigma factor; amino-acid sequence: MTKLPDLTDAVARAQAGEHEAFEQIVRDYTAFVYRTALSVTKDPAEADEVVQSTFVRVYRKLHTFSGRSAFSTWLYRITVNQARNRLRDRARHQGMELDKARLSVEDHTAEQLDHDRRRRMLYQALDELPEIQGQVARLRLAEELPFAQIGEALGITQNAAKVNFHHAVRKLKERLAQ